tacaggagacatgggttcagttacTGGATGGGaatgataccctggagaaagaaatggcaaccccctctagtgttcttggctagagaatcccatggacataggagcctggtggactacagtccatttgGGTCACaaataagtcagacatgactaagcaactaaacaacaaacagcagGTGCCCAAATTATGGAgattcttaattttctgttttctcggTGTGGTgataatgtatttgttttatatttttatactgttGTTCAGTGACCCCAtgccctgcagcatgccaggcttccctgtccttcactgtctcccggagtttgctcaaactcatgtccaatgagttgatgatgtcatccaaccatctcatccttcgtcACCCCCttatcatcctgccctcaatcttttccagcaccacagtccttaccagtgagtcagctctttgcatcagatggccaaagttttggaacttcaacatcagtctttccaatgaatattcaggattgatttcctttaggatggactgatttgatctccttgcaatccaagggactctcgagagtcttctccaacaccacagtttgaaagcatcaattctttgatgctcagccttatttttggtccatacatgaccactggaaaaaccatagctttgactatatggaccctggttgacaaagtaatgtctctgctttttaatacactgtctaggtttgtcatagcttttcttccaaggaacaggcatcttttaattttatggctgcagtcaccatctgcagtgatttgggagtccaagaaaataaagtctgtcactgtttacattatttccccatctatttgccatgaagtgatgggaccagatgccatgatcttcatttttttgaatgttgaattttaagccagctttttcactctcctcattcactttcatcaacaggctctttagttcctcttccttttctgccttaggatggtgtcatctgcatacctgaggttactgatatttctcccaggaatcttgattccagcttgtgcttcctccagcccagcattttgtatgatgtattctgtgtataagttaaataagcagggtgacaatatacagccttcacatactcctttcccaatttggaaccagtccgtttctcactgttgcttcttgacctgcatacggttttctcaggaggcaggtcaggtggtctggtattcccatctcttgaagaactttccacagtttattgtgatccacacagtcaaaggctttggcacagtcaatgaaacagaagtagatgtttttctggaattgccttgctttctctataatccagtggatgttgccaatttgatctctggtttcgcTACCTTTTCTGAATCcggcttgtgcatctggaagttcttggtgcaCATACTTTccaagcctagcttgaaggattttgagcattaccttgctaccatgtgagatgagaacAATTGTgaagttgtttgaacattctttggcgttgcccttctttgggattggaatgaaaactgaacttttccagtcctatggccactgctgagttttcccaatttactagcatgttgagtgcagcactttcacagcatcatcttttaggatttgaaatagctcagctgaattccatcacctccactagctttgttcatagtaatgcttcctgcggcccacttgacttcacactccatgatgtctggctttaggtgaatgattacaccatcgtggttatctgggtcattaagaccttttttgtatagttcttctgtgtattcttgccacctgttcttaatttcttctgcttctgttaggtccataccatttctgtcctttactgtgttcATCTTGGCTTGAAATATTCCCTCggtgtttctaattttcttgaagagatctttagtctttctcattctatattttcttgtattcctttgcattgttcactgaagaagactttcttatctctccttgctattctttggaactctgcattcatataggtattatcttttcctttctcctttgcctttcacttctcttcttttctcagctatttgtaagtcctcctcaaacaaccattttgccttgttgcatttctttttcttggggatggttttggtcaccacctcctgtacagtgtcacaaacctccatccatagttcttcaggcatctgtctaccagatctggtctcttgaatttaattttcacttccactgtaagggatttgatatagtcATACCttaatgacctagtggttttccctacttttttcaaagtAGCTACTTTTTTTTGGTACTGCATACTGTACTCAGTCGTATTTTAGAAAGTATGAAAATTGTAATATAAAACTCAGTGGAACACATTTAATAAACCTAATGGTAGCAATGTCCATTTTTCTTTAGGACTATATAAAAGCTAGTAACATGATCAAGTTAGGTACAACAATCAGGTTTGAAGTGAAggaaattttaatgattttagcTGATATTTCCATAAGTGGCAATGAGTACTAGTATGACTATGTAGTTAGAAATCCTGAAACTGACAGTTTCTGATTCTATAATTTTGTTTCTAATGCCATGATTGAATTAGTACAATTTTATTTACCATGGGAAGAGTCCATAAAGCATTTTGATCAGCTGCCAAATATGAATAGCGATATTTAGCCTGCatgtctgtatttttcttttaaacaatataTTCCCATGTTCATTCCTATTAATAGATTTCGAGTAAAGCAAAGTTTGTACTATTGAATTTTCCTAGCAAAATAAGAAGAGAGGATAGGGAAATGACTTGTTTgcacttttatttaataattatttcaaaatcaaagCAATAGAACAAGGCTACCTTTAACTGAATGTCATAGATTATCGTTTACTGTGAAATGGATAAGATAcacctcttctctcttcctccttttatGCAGTTAAACTGCATAAAGTTTAATCCTCACTGGATCCTTGATAAGAGACATCTCGTCATTTTGCCCACATTAGACCTTATGAGTAGCTACAGCAAGcatgctttttaaatttgaattttccttCAAAAACGAGTCATTGTCTTATCCTACAACTATATCAGTAcaggaaaacacacagaaaaaatcTATACTGATGGCACAATATTTGTCATAACAAAAACACTGGAGACAATTTCAATATCTCTCAATAATGACTCTAAGGTATAGCTTTTCCAATAGGCTACACTCTTAAGGCAACTGTTGAAAGGAATAAGACACCTCTCTGTATTACACAGAAGAATCTGCAAGGCACGTTAAATAAGAGTGCAAGGTACAGGATAGTGTACAGTACGCTAAACTCATTTGATAAAATACCTTGGGAATGCATTCCCAAGTTCATGTATCTTCCATTCAAATAAGTTGTTTAGAAATTCAAGTTTCAGCAGCCGTTGTCTCAAATGTTTGAGATTCTTTAAATGATCCTTTTGATTTTGTATTGTATCTGACTTCCAACTTCTAGCCTCCATTACTAATAAAAGTGTCTATAGTTTTGATAAATTCCTTTTTCACCTTTTTCGATGTGCAGAATCTCTTTGTGATATCCCTTCCTAAGTAGTCAgttgggcaggaggaagaggcatGCCTCCTCGGTGGGCTTCTCATTCTCCCATCCCCATTATGGGATGGGAAGCAAGGAGGGCTAGAACCAGGGCTGATGAGCTGATACATGCAAAGGTGAAGTCTGGCCACAGCTGGTTCCTGTATAAATGAAGGGATCCCATCACCAAGGCCTTTTAAATGATTGCTCCTCTCCCTCCTGGAAACAGAggcccttctttcttctttccgaAGAAAGGGCTTcatgtttcctttcctctcttgtgCTTTATTGGAGATGGCAGGCCTTAGAATTGGCCTTCTTGGCACATCAGCCAACTAGCACAGGTAGAAAAAGAAAGTTTCTCCAGGGTAAGGAAACCGGAGCTTCCAAACAAAAGGAATGTAATAGCAGACATCCCGCCAGTTCTCTTCTCGGGCAAGAACCAACCAACACTTGTGTCCTGTTGGCAAAACCCCTTGAGATTGAACCACTTCCGGGAATACAAAAACAGCAAACATTCTAGGACATCTGTGTTATTTCATGAAACTTTTAGAGAAATTGATCAGTGACTTTCCTCTGGAATGCCTTGGACCTAGCATTTTGTGGTTTTGATGTAGACTTTTTGAATATTACAGAATAGGTGTGAATTGGGACAGTTGCTCTCTTCTTCAGAGAGAGCATCAGATTTGTCAGTATCAAAGTTGGCAAATGCAAATACAAAGCCAGTTTAGGCTTCatttctgtgggttttcttttaaaCAGTATATCCTATCCTTTTCCAGTGAACAGATGTCTGGTTGAACAAAAATTGAAATAGTCAATTCACCTAGCAAGAgaagcaaagaacaaaatgagAGAGGATTTGTGATTTTTAGGTAATAATGATTTACAAAGCAAAGTAGTTGGAACAGGTCTTCCTGGCATGAAGTAGTATTTAAGATAGTTCAGACGCACTAATTTGGTACAAAATCTGCATATATTTGTCAACTGTATTTATACACCCACACAAACACACTCCCACACACCCTGGCACATACAGCCCTCTAAGATCACACTGCCAAAATTTATCtatacttttaatatttcatggtattaagttaaattttatttcaaggaCTGTCACAACCTAGAGATAAATAGGATCTAAGTACTGAGATAATACATttgggaaaataatatttttatgataaatCTTACATACCTATCATCATTCCAAAAGCTCTTTACACTCTAGATTCTAGAATTAAAAGGGGGAAGGGTTTTACATTTAGGAAGTATACGCTGAAAGTATTTATTTCAATTCAATATAGAATAAGCTGAAAGTATTTATTTCAATTCAATATAGAGTATTTATCAGAGTCAAGATAACAATCAATGTGTACAAAAATTTACATGACAAGAGGAACAATAGACAACGTAGCacctttagaaaaataattaaaagatttgTTGCATTTACAGGTAAGTGCCACACTGAAAATTTACAACACAGTAATTTACTGCAATCAATGACAGGAGAGTTCCACAAAGAAACAAAGCTCTTACACTCCAGATTTTCGGAAGGTATTATTGGAATGCTTAACTGTAACCACAGAACTTGTACATCCTTAAGGACTGAGCTCACAAAAGTCACAAACGGTTTTCATAACATATATTATGTAAATGGAGTCCACTGTGTTCGGACAGCTGGCTTAGTgtctctgacaggtgtgaagcCTGGAAGAATTACTGGCTTGATGGTGATCTTTCTGTATCTGGCAAGACAGACCTTCTCCACAGTAACAGCGCTGGAATATCTCCAGCCCATGGGagccttttctcctgtgcttggTGCACACTTGACCTTCCTTGAGAACAGGTTTACAGATCTTGGACCAGAAATGTCTAGCACAACACAATCCTGCAGCACAGTCTGATGAGCGAAGACAGGCAGAACCTTCTTGTCCTGGGGAGACAATAGGAAAGTACTTGGTCACTGCTAAGCCTGCATTATTTCATTAAGGTAATCCAAAAGATACTATAAATGTGCTAACAAAAAAGTCTTTAGATCCTTTCACCTACCTTTGGTATGATACATTCTTGAAGATAGTGTAGTTCTTCTGGAGTACCCATCCAAGGTACTGTGTTCATTACCAAGGCTTTCAATAATGGTTTCCTCGATTTCCCCTCGATGGAAATGATTTTGATCAGAAGGCATGCATATCCCTAAGGAAGCAGGAGATAGTGATTAACTCCAGAGCTGTAATATGTTCCTGCTAATAGCTGTGACAGTGGAAGTCTGCTATGCCTCTGCCAACTTGAGCTACCTCGTTGTGGTGACATTAAACATGAGCCAAACTTCCTAGTGTTAAAGCAAAACTCCCTAATGGACAGAAGCATCAGTGTGTGCACTGTGCACTCATACTTAACAGCCCCCATCTAGACACTTGAAATACTTCCTCAGCAACCATGGTAGTGGCAATGAAATTTCTGCCCATTTTAATATCACCCTTggggtaagaaaaataaaatcagtcacttaaaaaattgtatttaaaaataacttttctgcCCTCTGTGCTATAAGGATTCTGCCAGACTAAGTTAAGCAAATGCAATGCCTGCTGCCTGGAAGATTACACTCTTTTCCACCAATTACTTTACTGTATAATTTCTATATTACAGAGAGATTTAGTTAGTTCATCCCAGAGTATTATTGGGTCCTAAGGAGGATCGCCACCCATAAGTTTATTTCTGGAGCCTTCTTGGGCTGAGTCTACCTCTCTGAGACATTAAAATTTCGTGGATCTGTGGTTGGGGGGAGGAGTACTTATTTTAAGATAGCAGGAGGTAGAGGCagataaagatggagaagccaggATGTGAGGGCATCAAGATCTCCTTAAAGAATGATCTGCACAGATAAATCGCTCGAAATAACAACAGCTTGAACGCAGACCTTGAAAGAGGCTATCTGGCAGAGCTGTGAGAAGTACGGTAAGAAAAATTAAACAGGCAACTAAATGGCCGTTCTGATTTCCTTGGAGTCTCTGTAAGTtccacctccctgcccatctTCATTCTCAAGTTGAATCAAGTCTCTCTAGACAAATTCTTATGGAAGTGTCCACTCTGAGGTAAGACGCCCTCTTAAGCAATCGAGGGGCACAAAGGGATATAAGGAGCTCCAAGACCTCCGTACTTATCTTTGCTCCCAGGTTAAAGACTAGCCTGAAATCCTTTCTGGGGATCCTCGCACGTTGAACTCCCATTGGCAAGGTAGTGCCAAAGTGTTCTCAGCTGAGAGCATTGTCTCAGCTGTAGGCGCGCAAGCAGAGGACGGTTTGAGTCCGCAAGAGAGCTGCCCGACTCACCGTTTTTGCAGTGATTCCCAGGGCAGCACATAGCGTGACGCATGCAGCGTTTTCGGAGCTTCCGACAGGCGAGGCAGATTTGCGCACCGGCTCCGCGGGTGGGACTCGCGCAGTACTCGTCTGTGCTGCACTCCTCGTCCTCAGCGCACGGATACGGCTGCGGGAACGGGGCCGGGAGAGGGTGAGGCCCTTGGGCACCCAGTACCACACTCCTGGACTCCTCACAGTCCCTTTCAGCCCACCTCTCCAAAAACTGTTGCCGCTCACTGCTCCCAAAGGCAGTCGCCAAACGCACCTTGAACTACTCTTACACAGCCCGTTCTGCGCCCTCGTCCCCAAATGAGACCCGTTTAGGATCGCAGTATTCCCGATCCCCAAGACCCTTCTCACCTGGTGGTTGTCAATGGTCTGGTACTTGCCGCCTCCCTCAAACGGAATTCCTGGAGCCGCGCTGACTGCGGAGCCTGGGTGCCCGGCAGCGCCGCCCAGCGGTCGGGGCAGGTTCTTGATGGCGTTGGAATTGAGAACGAAGTTCAAGGTGGCGCTCACTCCCAGCAGAGGGTGACCGCAAAGAGCCGCAGCCACCAGGGCGACCAAGACCCGGGCAGCACCCGCTGTGCCCAGAGCCGTCATCTCAGAAGGactcaagagagaaaaagagaaaggaggaatGTCACTTTGCACGCCTAGTCCCCACGGAGCTGTGTTGGCGCAGTTGCAGAGACAGGGCTCCGAGCGCTTCCACCAGTCCCAGAGTCCTGACCCTGACTGCAGGGCTCTGCGCCGCCACCGCCACCGAGGCTGCCTTTATACTGCGGGCTCCGAGCATTCCGGCCCCTCCGGGGAAGACAACAAAGCAGGATTGGGATTTCAAAGCgttgggaggggctggaagggggTGTGTTTGTGTACATGAAGGGGAGCCTTTGACACTCTTCACCCCACCCGTCCCTTGCTAAGTCCTGCCCCTGTCCAGCTCACCTTGGGGTGACGGTAATCAGCGAGCATTAGAGGAGACAACTTTAATAAATGCGGGAAGTGGGAGGAACCTCGGGAACTCGGGTGCCCTTGCCTTGGAGTAGGAGTATTGGGATCTGAAACACTTTCAGACAGGCATTGTGATATTCTCTGTAAAGCcacttttctcctctcttctttacgctagtactatttttttttatcgtgcacataatatttaatattaaatacaaCCCAATTAGTAATTCAAAGTCCCTATGAAAACGTTTCAGCGAGAGGGCCAGGTGGCTGTTGCGAGTTGCTGATTAACCCTTTAGAGTCACGATTTGCAGATTTGGGGTGAGATCCTTGGCTTTAACTTTGTTTAATTCCAGTCCcccctccttcttccccttcccccgcccccacgAGAAAAATGTGCAAAGAGAAGGGCATTTGCACATCAAACGAGGGTAAGAAGGAAGAAGAACGAATGCTCTTTTGATGGGAAGTTTAGAGAGGGAGGCGAGAGACTGGTGTTTGGAAATTAGATCAGGGGCGGAGGGAAGAGGGAAATGACCATCCGATAAT
The window above is part of the Bos javanicus breed banteng chromosome 26, ARS-OSU_banteng_1.0, whole genome shotgun sequence genome. Proteins encoded here:
- the DKK1 gene encoding dickkopf-related protein 1, giving the protein MTALGTAGAARVLVALVAAALCGHPLLGVSATLNFVLNSNAIKNLPRPLGGAAGHPGSAVSAAPGIPFEGGGKYQTIDNHQPYPCAEDEECSTDEYCASPTRGAGAQICLACRKLRKRCMRHAMCCPGNHCKNGICMPSDQNHFHRGEIEETIIESLGNEHSTLDGYSRRTTLSSRMYHTKGQEGSACLRSSDCAAGLCCARHFWSKICKPVLKEGQVCTKHRRKGSHGLEIFQRCYCGEGLSCQIQKDHHQASNSSRLHTCQRH